A single region of the Desulfonatronum sp. SC1 genome encodes:
- a CDS encoding carboxyl transferase domain-containing protein, whose protein sequence is MDIDKTIFDLRERLKYIQDIFGPKENENVLLLRAKLQEFEEQFPKLDPSDQIRQASSLEDLFGFLEKKLERQLTPMDRVRIVRHPQRISLKDILEHVYDNYTEIGGQDEYSVDPSMLIARAYITRRVGNKVFNQSVMVIGQEKGHGQEFRNGGSVKPWGNAKALQYMKVAETENIPIHAYVNTPGAFPVEDYPGAAQQIARNIYEMAGLRVPVIAIFSEGGSGGAEAIGLADVRLMLSHGYYSVISPEGAAAIEGRIRQGQRVPSDLVEKCAKQLKITAEDNLALGLVDRIIQEPVLGARTEHFDFFRTLRQEVINATDEIVLRVRGMNYFRAKAVMRQKKSPGANAENIFVRWKLGGAARERLLWKRYQRFMTMSQHAVLDRRSLGRRVYDYGMDLGWSVYSFFKYDFWRKHQKKVTQVAEDVGAEFQVVLNKCFAPIKRIKGSLTGSEGDGGGDQCQLTQLSRWEEREAEPKKEYLSPKAKQDVTITCPNTPIHGCLDMWAPDLFGEWAGVCIHCGHHFSMEYEWYLRNVYDPDSIREFNAQIEAKNPLGYEGLDLKLEEAKRKTGLKSSCMTFEATINGVSVVTAMLTAGFRGGSVGAAEGEKFIRAVDRARKKHTPFIAYVHGTAGIRIQEGTLGVIQMPRCTMAVRRYLEDGGLYLVVYDTNSYAGPVASFLGCSPYQFAIRSSRVGFAGPGVIQETTGMPVEPHYHGAYQALSRGHIQGVWDRREMRKNVYQALLTVGGRNLYYR, encoded by the coding sequence ATGGATATAGATAAAACCATTTTTGATTTGCGTGAGCGGCTGAAATACATTCAGGATATTTTTGGCCCGAAAGAGAATGAGAATGTTTTGCTTTTGCGGGCCAAACTTCAGGAGTTCGAGGAGCAGTTCCCCAAGCTGGATCCTTCAGATCAGATCCGGCAGGCCTCTTCACTTGAGGATTTATTCGGTTTTCTGGAAAAAAAACTGGAACGGCAACTCACGCCCATGGACAGGGTTCGAATCGTTCGGCACCCTCAGCGGATTTCTTTGAAGGACATTCTGGAGCACGTCTACGACAACTACACGGAAATTGGTGGTCAGGACGAGTACAGCGTGGATCCTAGCATGTTGATCGCCAGAGCCTACATCACCCGGCGGGTGGGGAACAAGGTCTTCAACCAATCCGTGATGGTCATTGGTCAGGAGAAAGGTCACGGCCAGGAGTTCCGCAACGGCGGTTCGGTCAAGCCCTGGGGGAACGCCAAGGCCTTGCAGTACATGAAGGTCGCCGAGACCGAGAACATCCCCATCCATGCCTACGTGAACACGCCTGGGGCCTTTCCCGTCGAGGATTACCCCGGAGCGGCGCAGCAGATTGCCCGGAATATTTACGAAATGGCCGGGTTGCGGGTTCCCGTGATCGCCATTTTCTCCGAGGGCGGGTCCGGAGGTGCGGAGGCCATTGGGTTGGCCGACGTGCGGCTGATGCTTTCCCACGGATATTACTCGGTCATTTCTCCGGAGGGCGCGGCGGCCATCGAGGGGCGTATCAGGCAGGGGCAGCGTGTTCCATCGGATTTGGTGGAAAAGTGCGCGAAACAGCTCAAAATTACCGCTGAAGACAACCTGGCCCTGGGGCTTGTGGACAGGATTATCCAGGAGCCGGTGTTGGGAGCACGGACGGAGCATTTTGATTTTTTCCGGACGCTACGCCAGGAAGTGATCAACGCCACGGACGAGATTGTCTTGCGGGTTCGGGGGATGAACTACTTCCGGGCCAAGGCCGTCATGCGGCAGAAGAAGTCTCCCGGAGCCAACGCCGAGAATATTTTTGTCCGCTGGAAGCTCGGCGGAGCTGCTCGAGAACGATTGCTCTGGAAGCGCTACCAGCGCTTTATGACCATGAGCCAGCATGCCGTATTGGACCGGCGCTCTCTGGGGCGAAGGGTCTATGACTATGGGATGGATCTGGGGTGGTCGGTCTATTCCTTTTTCAAGTACGATTTCTGGCGCAAGCATCAAAAGAAGGTAACCCAGGTGGCCGAAGACGTGGGAGCCGAGTTTCAGGTGGTGCTGAACAAGTGCTTCGCGCCCATTAAGCGGATCAAGGGCTCCCTGACCGGGAGCGAGGGAGATGGGGGCGGAGATCAGTGCCAGTTGACCCAGCTTTCTCGTTGGGAAGAGCGCGAGGCGGAGCCGAAAAAGGAGTATCTCAGTCCCAAGGCCAAACAGGACGTGACCATCACCTGCCCTAACACGCCGATTCACGGCTGTCTGGACATGTGGGCGCCGGACCTGTTCGGCGAGTGGGCCGGGGTCTGCATTCACTGTGGGCATCATTTTTCAATGGAATATGAATGGTATCTGCGCAACGTGTACGATCCGGATTCCATCAGGGAATTCAATGCCCAGATCGAGGCCAAGAATCCTCTTGGCTATGAGGGCTTGGACCTGAAATTGGAGGAAGCCAAGCGTAAGACGGGGTTGAAAAGTTCGTGCATGACCTTCGAGGCCACCATCAACGGAGTGAGCGTGGTCACGGCCATGCTCACGGCTGGCTTTCGAGGGGGCTCGGTGGGGGCGGCGGAAGGTGAAAAATTCATCCGCGCTGTTGACCGGGCGCGTAAAAAGCATACTCCATTCATAGCCTACGTCCATGGCACCGCTGGAATTCGCATTCAGGAAGGGACACTGGGCGTTATCCAGATGCCTCGATGCACCATGGCCGTCCGGCGTTACCTGGAAGACGGTGGACTGTATCTCGTGGTGTATGACACGAACTCCTATGCCGGTCCCGTGGCCAGTTTCCTGGGGTGCTCGCCGTATCAGTTCGCGATCCGTTCCTCCAGGGTCGGCTTCGCCGGTCCCGGTGTGATTCAGGAAACCACTGGCATGCCAGTGGAGCCGCATTATCACGGCGCGTATCAGGCTTTGTCGCGTGGACACATCCAAGGGGTCTGGGATCGCCGGGAGATGCGCAAAAACGTATATCAGGCCCTTCTGACCGTGGGGGGAAGGAATTTGTATTATCGCTGA
- a CDS encoding biotin attachment protein, whose translation MLNITELLDEIKASPFEEVVITAPHTGIVEFAVDAPGGNVVGPSGTWREKPGTLLARLDREKNKKPIHAALKGVVEHVHTELAGRFVEAGTRLMTIRHFLSKEEVLDRLLRKTLHLFNAPERAKYYFRPDIDIKVKSKGCQSVEVRPDMDLFIVSRMKRESQLNYVGPEGIIYAVYFEANQNVDAGAPLIGVCRKDELSAIQDVVSRVQGEWVEQD comes from the coding sequence TTGCTGAATATAACCGAACTACTGGATGAGATTAAGGCTTCTCCGTTCGAGGAAGTCGTCATCACGGCTCCGCATACCGGGATCGTGGAGTTCGCGGTGGACGCTCCGGGGGGGAACGTCGTCGGTCCGTCCGGAACGTGGCGTGAAAAGCCAGGCACGTTGCTTGCCCGTCTGGATCGGGAAAAGAACAAGAAGCCGATTCACGCCGCGTTGAAAGGCGTAGTCGAACATGTGCATACGGAATTGGCGGGACGGTTCGTTGAGGCCGGAACGCGGCTGATGACCATTCGGCATTTTCTCAGCAAAGAGGAAGTGTTGGATCGACTGTTGCGGAAGACGTTGCATCTGTTCAACGCGCCGGAACGAGCCAAGTATTATTTTCGACCGGATATAGACATTAAGGTGAAGTCCAAAGGGTGTCAGTCCGTGGAAGTCCGGCCGGACATGGACCTGTTCATCGTTTCGCGGATGAAGCGGGAAAGTCAGTTGAACTACGTCGGGCCGGAGGGCATCATCTATGCCGTGTATTTCGAGGCCAACCAAAACGTCGATGCCGGAGCTCCCCTGATAGGCGTCTGCCGCAAGGATGAGCTTTCCGCTATTCAGGACGTGGTCAGCCGGGTTCAGGGCGAGTGGGTGGAGCAGGACTGA
- a CDS encoding single-stranded DNA-binding protein, producing the protein MSGSLNKVILVGRLGQDPKLAYTQSGQPVANFTMATDESYTDKDGQKVEKAEWHRVVVWGKQSEFVGNYLTKGRLVMVEGKLQTRKWQDQQGQDRYTTEIVAQRVQAMDSKGQRTEEAPMPDDRHSPEPMAQPSESGMDEVPF; encoded by the coding sequence ATGAGCGGATCGCTGAATAAAGTCATTCTTGTCGGCAGGCTCGGGCAAGACCCGAAACTTGCCTATACCCAGAGTGGACAGCCGGTGGCCAATTTCACCATGGCCACGGACGAGTCCTATACGGACAAGGACGGCCAGAAGGTGGAGAAGGCGGAATGGCACCGGGTGGTGGTCTGGGGCAAGCAGTCCGAGTTCGTGGGGAACTACCTGACCAAGGGCCGACTGGTGATGGTGGAGGGCAAGCTTCAGACCCGTAAATGGCAGGACCAGCAAGGTCAGGATCGATACACCACGGAAATCGTGGCCCAGCGGGTCCAGGCCATGGATTCCAAAGGCCAGCGCACCGAAGAGGCCCCCATGCCCGATGACCGCCACTCTCCGGAACCCATGGCTCAGCCTTCGGAAAGCGGAATGGATGAAGTGCCGTTCTGA
- a CDS encoding DUF2917 domain-containing protein — translation MVTGRCAGRIDTPSMETGVLQGLRKRITILGGDILVLAGLFLARRPVEITLRDRQIATIAGRKRVRVVCLSGRAWVTSEGDGKDYELRPGNEVKPGGWGKTAVTGYGPETRIAILR, via the coding sequence ATGGTCACGGGGAGATGCGCGGGTCGAATTGACACGCCGAGCATGGAAACAGGGGTGTTGCAAGGGCTACGGAAACGGATAACCATTCTCGGCGGCGACATACTGGTTCTTGCCGGACTATTTTTGGCCAGACGCCCCGTGGAAATCACCTTGCGCGACCGACAAATCGCCACCATTGCCGGACGAAAACGGGTGCGCGTGGTCTGCCTCAGCGGTCGGGCCTGGGTCACGTCCGAGGGCGACGGCAAAGACTACGAGTTGAGGCCGGGCAACGAGGTCAAACCCGGCGGGTGGGGCAAAACAGCCGTAACCGGCTATGGCCCGGAAACCAGGATCGCAATTTTGCGTTGA
- a CDS encoding PLP-dependent aminotransferase family protein, which yields MDMMRTTSEQFRYVAVEKQVMEQIEHGVLRPGDKLPSLRKQSSRLRVSLATVNQAYLELERKGVVEARPKSGFFVRSGFRGTLESPCRTPSDLVPTSATRGELIRTVFKGVGREDILPFGVATIGQELLPIKALSRILISMVREMPMAAAQYEPIEGDPELRRQIALRVTEDGVSSRAEEVIVTSGCQEALNIALRVLTRPGDIVLIAAPAYYCFLHLLENLGLRAVEISSCPENGINPEDVRRAVTLHDVKACIFNPNFNNPDGSLTPDEAKKEIVSILSKKDIPLIEDEVYADIYFGPVRPLSCRAFDSKGLVIQCSSFSKTLAPGYRVGWIMPGRYFTKAFEVKATTNICSATPTQRAVAEYLRAGQYQRHLKRLRGGIEEQMRHMHCLIARYFPETTRVTRPTGGAVLWLELASSVDSVKYFYRALEKGIGVAPGVAFSSQDKFSNYIRLSCGHAVSQDLEAGIQVLGELARSMGT from the coding sequence ATGGATATGATGCGAACGACTTCCGAGCAATTTCGGTATGTTGCCGTTGAAAAGCAAGTCATGGAACAGATCGAACACGGCGTGCTGCGCCCTGGGGACAAGCTGCCTTCGCTCCGCAAGCAGAGCAGCAGGCTCCGTGTCAGCCTGGCCACGGTGAATCAGGCATATTTGGAATTGGAGCGCAAGGGCGTGGTTGAGGCTCGGCCAAAGTCCGGCTTTTTCGTGCGATCCGGCTTTCGCGGCACTTTGGAGTCGCCCTGCCGCACCCCTTCGGATCTCGTGCCCACCAGTGCCACTCGAGGCGAGTTGATCCGCACGGTATTCAAGGGCGTGGGACGGGAGGACATCCTGCCGTTCGGCGTGGCCACCATCGGCCAGGAACTGTTGCCCATCAAGGCGCTTAGTCGGATACTCATTTCAATGGTTCGCGAAATGCCCATGGCCGCGGCGCAGTACGAGCCCATTGAGGGGGACCCGGAACTGCGAAGGCAGATCGCCCTGCGTGTCACGGAGGACGGCGTCTCGTCTCGTGCCGAGGAAGTCATCGTCACCTCCGGTTGCCAGGAGGCTTTGAACATCGCCCTGCGCGTTTTGACCAGGCCGGGGGACATTGTGCTCATCGCGGCCCCGGCTTACTACTGTTTTCTGCATTTGCTGGAAAACCTGGGGCTCCGGGCCGTGGAAATCTCCTCCTGCCCTGAAAACGGGATTAATCCCGAAGACGTACGCCGAGCCGTGACCTTGCACGACGTCAAGGCCTGCATTTTCAATCCCAATTTCAACAATCCCGACGGCTCGCTCACCCCGGACGAGGCCAAGAAGGAAATCGTTTCCATCCTGTCGAAAAAGGACATCCCGTTGATCGAGGACGAGGTCTACGCGGACATTTATTTCGGACCGGTCCGCCCCTTGAGTTGCCGGGCGTTCGACTCCAAGGGGCTGGTCATTCAGTGTTCTTCGTTTTCTAAGACCCTGGCTCCGGGCTATCGCGTGGGCTGGATCATGCCCGGTCGGTATTTCACCAAGGCCTTCGAGGTCAAAGCCACCACCAACATCTGCTCGGCCACACCGACCCAGCGGGCCGTGGCCGAGTATCTCCGGGCCGGGCAGTACCAGCGGCATCTCAAGCGACTGCGCGGCGGCATCGAGGAACAAATGCGGCATATGCACTGCCTTATCGCGCGGTATTTTCCAGAAACCACCCGGGTTACCCGCCCCACCGGAGGGGCCGTGCTCTGGTTGGAGTTGGCTTCGAGCGTGGATTCGGTGAAGTATTTCTATCGTGCCCTGGAAAAGGGCATCGGCGTGGCCCCGGGCGTGGCTTTTTCCAGCCAGGACAAATTCAGCAATTACATCCGGCTCAGTTGCGGTCATGCCGTTTCCCAGGATCTGGAGGCGGGGATTCAAGTTCTGGGCGAACTGGCCCGGAGCATGGGGACGTAG
- the serB gene encoding phosphoserine phosphatase SerB — MREIILIQLTGTDRDGLLAGMMDQLAASGTTVLDISQSVIHEELSLGVLVEVPRENQASPVIKDLLFWAYNLGLTLKFSPVSEEDYEHWVGQQGRRRHIVTLLGRTLTAENLGRLARVITDNGLSIFGITRLSGRRSLADPAAMPRTCVEFSVRGTPADISAMRAAFLELSREQGIDIGFQEDNAFRRIRRLVCFDMDSTLIQAEVIDELAKRAGVGEEVVAITEAAMRGELDFSQSLRKRVGLLRGLPESVLEEVAATLPLTEGAERLIRTLKNLGYTIAILSGGFTYFGRRLQERLGIDYLHANELEIRDGQLTGGLVGEIVDGPGKARLLKEIAATEHISLAQVIAVGDGANDLPMLDVAGLGIAFHAKPVVRRGAGQAISNMGLDGVLYFLGLRDSETMEELAAQE; from the coding sequence ATGCGCGAAATCATTCTCATTCAATTGACCGGTACGGATCGGGACGGGCTTTTGGCCGGGATGATGGATCAGTTGGCCGCGTCAGGGACGACGGTCCTGGACATCTCGCAGTCCGTGATTCACGAAGAATTGTCTTTGGGTGTGTTGGTGGAAGTGCCCCGGGAAAATCAGGCGTCGCCCGTGATCAAGGACTTGTTGTTTTGGGCTTACAACCTGGGTCTGACCCTCAAATTTTCGCCGGTTTCCGAGGAGGACTACGAACACTGGGTCGGCCAGCAGGGGCGTCGGCGGCACATTGTGACCCTCCTGGGCCGGACCTTGACGGCCGAGAATCTGGGTCGTCTGGCCCGGGTGATCACGGACAACGGCCTGAGCATTTTCGGCATCACCCGCCTTTCCGGGCGCAGATCCCTGGCCGATCCCGCGGCCATGCCCCGGACCTGCGTGGAATTTTCCGTGCGTGGCACCCCGGCGGACATCTCGGCCATGCGCGCCGCTTTTCTGGAGCTGTCCCGGGAACAGGGCATCGACATCGGCTTCCAGGAGGACAACGCCTTTCGCCGGATTCGGAGGCTGGTCTGCTTTGACATGGACTCCACCCTGATCCAGGCCGAGGTCATCGACGAGTTGGCCAAGCGGGCCGGGGTGGGCGAGGAAGTCGTGGCCATCACCGAGGCGGCCATGCGCGGGGAGCTGGATTTTTCCCAGAGCCTGCGTAAGCGGGTGGGCCTGCTGCGAGGGCTTCCGGAGTCCGTGCTGGAGGAGGTGGCCGCGACCCTGCCGCTGACCGAAGGGGCCGAACGGTTGATCCGCACCCTGAAAAACCTGGGCTACACCATCGCCATTCTGTCCGGGGGCTTTACTTATTTCGGCCGGCGTCTGCAAGAGCGGCTGGGCATCGACTATCTGCACGCCAACGAACTGGAAATCCGGGACGGTCAGCTTACCGGCGGGCTGGTGGGCGAGATCGTGGACGGTCCGGGCAAGGCCCGCCTGCTCAAGGAGATCGCGGCCACGGAGCACATTTCCCTGGCCCAGGTCATTGCCGTGGGGGACGGGGCCAACGACCTGCCCATGCTGGACGTGGCCGGGCTGGGCATCGCCTTTCACGCCAAACCGGTGGTCCGCCGCGGCGCGGGGCAGGCGATCTCCAATATGGGACTGGACGGAGTGCTCTACTTTTTAGGGTTGCGGGACAGTGAAACCATGGAGGAGTTGGCGGCTCAGGAGTGA
- a CDS encoding MarC family protein, translated as MTENLNLFVSVYIKLFFLLTPFFVLSAFLSMTKELAIPERRRLARRVALAVTVTGCILSVAGNAIFNVFGITLDAFRIGAGALLFLSAVSLVRGTRVEPTQEADGDISVVPLAIPITIGPATVGALLVIGAGVDTLGERLISIGAFICASLSVGLMLLAANTIERVVGRLGLTILSKITGLILSALSAQIIFTGIRGMLEL; from the coding sequence ATGACCGAAAATCTGAACCTGTTCGTGAGCGTGTACATTAAGCTCTTTTTCCTGCTCACGCCCTTTTTCGTCCTCTCGGCCTTCCTGTCCATGACCAAGGAACTGGCCATTCCCGAACGCCGACGCCTGGCCCGGCGGGTCGCCCTGGCCGTGACCGTGACCGGGTGTATCCTCTCGGTGGCCGGCAACGCCATCTTCAACGTCTTCGGCATCACCCTGGACGCCTTCCGCATCGGCGCGGGGGCCCTGCTCTTCCTCTCCGCCGTGTCCCTGGTCCGGGGCACCCGGGTCGAGCCGACCCAGGAAGCGGACGGCGACATCAGCGTGGTCCCCCTGGCCATTCCCATCACCATCGGTCCGGCCACCGTGGGCGCCCTGCTGGTCATCGGCGCTGGCGTGGACACGCTGGGTGAACGGCTGATCAGCATCGGGGCCTTCATCTGCGCCAGCCTGTCCGTGGGCCTGATGCTGCTGGCCGCCAACACCATCGAACGGGTCGTGGGCCGCCTGGGCCTGACCATCCTCTCCAAAATCACCGGCCTGATCCTCTCCGCCCTCTCCGCTCAGATCATATTCACCGGCATCCGGGGCATGCTGGAACTGTAA
- a CDS encoding hemolysin III family protein: protein MVAQNISTQNISAQNISGRYSLREEIANSITHGVGILFSVAGLAVLTGLASRYGDAWHIVSCSIFGATMILLYTASTLYHGITHPGAKQVLRIFDHCAIFLLIAGTYTPFTLVNLRGPWGWSLFGTIWGLAVLGIVLQLTPWRRFRVLSVLLYVGMGWAVVAATKPLLHAVAPGGLLLLALGGLAYTGGIGFYVWRSLPHNHAIWHLFVLAGSVMHFFAILLYVIPISA from the coding sequence ATGGTCGCCCAGAACATATCCACCCAGAATATATCTGCCCAGAATATATCTGGAAGATACTCCCTGCGTGAAGAGATCGCCAACAGCATCACCCATGGCGTGGGGATTCTGTTCTCCGTCGCCGGCCTCGCGGTTCTGACCGGTTTGGCCAGCAGATACGGAGACGCCTGGCACATCGTCAGTTGCAGCATTTTCGGGGCCACCATGATCCTGCTGTACACGGCGTCCACCCTGTACCACGGGATCACGCACCCCGGTGCCAAACAGGTTCTCCGAATCTTTGATCACTGCGCCATTTTCCTGCTCATTGCCGGAACCTATACGCCCTTCACCCTGGTCAATCTGCGCGGGCCGTGGGGCTGGTCCCTGTTCGGCACGATCTGGGGGCTGGCCGTTTTGGGCATCGTGCTCCAACTGACACCGTGGCGTCGCTTCCGGGTGCTCTCAGTGCTTCTCTACGTGGGCATGGGCTGGGCCGTGGTCGCGGCCACCAAGCCGCTTTTGCACGCCGTAGCCCCCGGCGGGCTGCTCCTGCTGGCCCTTGGGGGCCTGGCCTACACCGGAGGGATTGGTTTCTACGTCTGGCGCAGTCTGCCGCACAACCACGCCATCTGGCACCTGTTTGTCCTGGCCGGCAGCGTGATGCACTTCTTCGCGATCCTGCTCTACGTCATCCCGATCAGCGCCTGA
- a CDS encoding FmdE family protein, giving the protein MPNCTLTQEQIDRAVSFHGHECPGLWIGLRAAELCLRELGHNDEIPIIAVVETDMCGVDGIQVLTGCTLGKGNLIHKDLGKTAFSFYRTTDNKALRAVFHREAMGPEGQELRDLMKKVFAGTASEDEQHRAKSLKAQARQRVFEAPLDDLFTVAAPAQPAPRSAKILDSLTCSACGESTMESRTRRFAGETYCIPCFADVEQKV; this is encoded by the coding sequence ATGCCCAACTGCACTCTGACCCAGGAGCAAATCGACCGGGCCGTATCCTTTCACGGCCATGAATGTCCGGGACTGTGGATCGGCCTGCGGGCCGCGGAGCTTTGCCTGCGGGAACTCGGGCACAACGACGAAATCCCGATCATAGCGGTGGTGGAAACGGACATGTGCGGGGTGGACGGCATTCAGGTGCTCACCGGCTGCACTCTGGGAAAGGGGAATCTGATCCACAAGGACCTGGGCAAGACGGCCTTTTCCTTCTACCGGACCACGGACAACAAGGCCCTGCGCGCCGTGTTCCACCGCGAGGCCATGGGTCCGGAAGGCCAAGAACTGCGTGATCTGATGAAAAAGGTCTTCGCCGGTACAGCCTCGGAGGACGAGCAACACCGGGCCAAGTCGCTCAAGGCTCAAGCTCGTCAACGCGTCTTCGAGGCCCCCCTGGACGACCTGTTCACCGTGGCCGCCCCGGCCCAACCCGCTCCCCGGTCGGCCAAAATCCTGGACAGCCTGACCTGCTCGGCCTGCGGCGAATCAACCATGGAATCCCGCACCCGCCGCTTCGCCGGCGAAACCTACTGCATTCCCTGCTTTGCGGATGTGGAGCAAAAGGTGTAG
- a CDS encoding ABC transporter ATP-binding protein, with translation MILDVQNIRIGYNGRMVLHGLDFSVDQGQVLTILGPNGVGKTTLLRCINAMLKPKTGAVMVENADVFRMRAGDIAKRLGYVAQRNEAGRMTAFDAVLLGRKPHLRWRTSEADLRMVDGALKQLGLDHLALRHINEMSGGELQKVCIARALVQEPSVLLLDEPTSSLDLKNQLEILRTIRHVVHEHKLAAVMTMHDLNMAFRFSDAFVFIKEGKVFCCGCNTDLTPDMVHEVYGVQVDILRHQGQTVVVPR, from the coding sequence ATGATCCTGGACGTACAAAACATCCGCATCGGCTACAACGGCCGGATGGTTCTGCACGGTCTGGACTTCAGCGTTGACCAGGGCCAGGTCCTGACCATCCTGGGCCCCAACGGCGTGGGTAAAACCACCTTGCTGCGCTGCATCAACGCCATGCTCAAACCCAAAACCGGCGCCGTGATGGTGGAAAACGCCGACGTCTTCCGGATGCGCGCCGGGGACATCGCCAAACGCCTGGGCTACGTGGCCCAGCGCAATGAGGCCGGGCGGATGACCGCCTTTGACGCCGTACTCCTGGGCCGCAAGCCGCACCTGCGCTGGCGGACCTCCGAGGCGGACCTGCGCATGGTGGACGGGGCCTTGAAACAGCTCGGCCTGGATCACCTGGCCCTGCGGCATATCAACGAGATGAGCGGCGGAGAACTGCAAAAGGTCTGCATTGCCCGGGCCCTGGTCCAGGAACCCTCGGTGCTTCTGCTGGACGAACCCACCAGCAGCCTGGACCTCAAAAACCAACTGGAAATCCTGCGCACCATCCGCCATGTGGTCCACGAACACAAACTGGCCGCGGTGATGACCATGCACGACCTGAACATGGCCTTCCGCTTCTCCGACGCCTTCGTGTTCATCAAGGAGGGCAAAGTCTTTTGCTGCGGCTGCAACACGGACCTGACCCCGGACATGGTTCACGAGGTCTACGGCGTCCAGGTGGACATCCTGCGCCATCAGGGACAGACTGTGGTCGTGCCCCGGTGA
- a CDS encoding iron ABC transporter permease: MSHFDHGQIPTTYSAYIGRKILFLVFLAGLTGVLLILAVSFGAVRIPPWEVVLAFFGLGEDTRYEIIVRNIRLPHALAAILAGAGLAAAGAAMQSILRNPLGSPFTLGISQAGAFGAAFSVMLLGSGTMQSTQVGAVSIINPYLTTLSAFIACMAASLIIIAIARLRGASPEVMVLSGVALGSLFSAGTMFLQYFADDVQLAAMVFWTFGDVGRAGWPEVGFMAVVVSGAVLFFILNRWNYNAIDAGDETARGLGVRVELVRMVGMLTASLVTAVIVSFLGIIGFVGLVCPHIVRRVIGDDHRFLLPASALTGACLLLAADIAARMLLAPRMLPVSILTAFLGAPTFLYLLIRGRNR, encoded by the coding sequence ATGAGCCATTTTGATCACGGCCAGATCCCGACGACCTACAGCGCGTACATCGGCCGCAAGATTCTGTTCCTGGTCTTCCTGGCCGGGCTGACCGGCGTCCTGCTGATTCTGGCCGTATCCTTCGGTGCGGTGCGTATCCCTCCCTGGGAAGTGGTTCTGGCCTTTTTCGGCCTGGGAGAGGATACCCGGTACGAGATCATCGTCCGGAACATCCGCCTGCCTCATGCCCTGGCCGCGATCCTGGCCGGGGCCGGGCTGGCCGCGGCCGGGGCGGCCATGCAGTCCATCCTGCGCAATCCCCTGGGCTCGCCCTTCACTTTGGGCATTTCCCAGGCCGGGGCCTTTGGGGCGGCCTTCTCCGTGATGCTCCTGGGCTCCGGAACCATGCAGAGCACCCAGGTGGGCGCGGTGAGCATCATCAATCCTTACCTGACCACCTTATCCGCGTTCATCGCCTGCATGGCCGCCTCGCTGATCATCATCGCCATTGCCCGGCTGCGCGGGGCCAGTCCGGAGGTGATGGTCCTCAGCGGGGTGGCCCTGGGCTCGCTCTTTTCCGCGGGGACCATGTTTTTGCAGTATTTTGCCGACGACGTGCAATTGGCGGCCATGGTCTTTTGGACCTTCGGCGACGTGGGCCGGGCCGGATGGCCGGAGGTGGGCTTCATGGCCGTGGTCGTGTCCGGTGCGGTGCTTTTTTTCATCCTCAACCGCTGGAACTACAACGCCATCGACGCCGGGGACGAGACGGCCAGAGGACTGGGCGTCCGGGTGGAGCTGGTCCGGATGGTCGGGATGCTCACGGCGTCCCTGGTTACCGCGGTGATCGTCTCCTTCCTGGGAATCATCGGCTTCGTCGGACTGGTCTGCCCGCATATCGTCCGCCGGGTCATCGGCGACGACCACCGCTTCCTGCTTCCGGCCTCGGCCCTGACCGGTGCCTGCCTGCTCCTGGCCGCGGACATCGCTGCCCGCATGCTGCTCGCCCCCCGGATGCTCCCGGTATCCATCCTCACCGCCTTCCTGGGCGCGCCGACCTTCCTCTATCTGCTGATCCGGGGACGCAACCGATGA